A genomic segment from Microbacterium sp. SORGH_AS_0428 encodes:
- the mtrA gene encoding MtrAB system response regulator MtrA: MTSRILVVDDDTALAEMIGIVLDTEGFETVFCADGAQAVDAFRSERPDLVLLDLMLPGMDGIEICTRLRAESGVPIIMLTARTDTADVVAGLESGADDYIVKPFNPKELVARIRTRLRPAATDAGESLRIGDLTVDVAAHEVRRGSTPIPLTPLEFELLVALASKPQQVFSREMLLEQVWGYHYKADTRLVNVHVQRLRAKVELDPDNPKIVTTVRGVGYRAGAAS, translated from the coding sequence ATGACATCACGCATTCTCGTGGTCGACGACGACACGGCCCTGGCCGAGATGATCGGGATCGTGCTGGACACGGAGGGCTTCGAGACGGTGTTCTGCGCCGACGGCGCCCAAGCGGTCGACGCCTTCCGTTCCGAGCGCCCCGATCTGGTGCTGCTCGATCTGATGCTGCCCGGTATGGACGGCATCGAGATCTGCACGCGCCTGCGTGCGGAGTCCGGTGTCCCGATCATCATGCTGACCGCGCGCACCGACACCGCCGACGTCGTCGCGGGGCTCGAGTCGGGTGCCGACGACTACATCGTCAAGCCGTTCAACCCGAAGGAGCTGGTCGCCCGCATCCGTACCCGGCTCCGTCCGGCCGCGACGGATGCCGGGGAGAGCCTGCGTATCGGCGATCTGACCGTCGACGTGGCCGCGCACGAGGTGCGCCGGGGATCGACACCCATCCCGCTGACGCCGCTGGAGTTCGAGCTGCTCGTCGCGTTGGCCTCGAAGCCGCAGCAGGTCTTCTCGCGCGAGATGCTCCTCGAGCAGGTATGGGGCTACCACTACAAGGCGGACACGCGACTCGTGAACGTGCACGTCCAGCGGCTGCGCGCGAAGGTCGAGCTCGATCCCGACAACCCCAAGATCGTCACGACGGTGCGCGGCGTCGGATACCGCGCCGGCGCCGCGAGCTGA
- a CDS encoding glycerophosphoryl diester phosphodiesterase membrane domain-containing protein — protein MTTAQPGWTPAPRAGIVPLHPLTFGTVLGRSFVALRQNPRVLLGFALGIQMATYLVLLVAVGGIAFASFSRLATVPVSSPDYPDLFAGATAITVISSLVLGIASSALTVIVQGVVVADVAHGVVAEKLTVGALWRRIRPAFWRLFGYTLLASGAVLVAVAILAAAAFALGLLALAAGIIAAVVLLLAAIPLAFWLTTRLFLVTPILVLEGSGVFAAIARSWRLTRGRFWRTLATWFVIQTGFGIITQIVVVPLNFFSGMFVGVLSPTGDPNVAAVIGTFGVGLVVQMVSLLVQSITLVVNATAACLVYVDARMRTEGLDLDLQSYVDQRQMGAGVADPYRWHIGRTVAPQPAGWPPQTAPWPGAYPAPQAYAYGAPPAYTPPAYTPPGPDAPAPAPSAADRPAGDQPPAGTPASTDWAPPQAGPEQR, from the coding sequence ATGACGACCGCGCAACCCGGATGGACGCCCGCTCCGCGCGCGGGAATCGTCCCGCTGCATCCGCTGACGTTCGGAACGGTGCTGGGGCGCTCGTTCGTCGCCCTGCGGCAGAACCCTCGCGTGCTGCTCGGGTTCGCCCTGGGCATCCAGATGGCCACGTACCTCGTGCTACTGGTCGCCGTCGGCGGCATCGCCTTCGCCAGCTTCTCCCGCCTGGCCACCGTGCCGGTGTCGAGCCCCGACTACCCCGACCTGTTCGCGGGCGCGACGGCGATCACCGTGATCTCCAGCCTCGTGCTCGGTATCGCGAGCTCCGCACTGACGGTCATCGTCCAGGGCGTGGTCGTGGCCGACGTCGCGCACGGCGTCGTCGCCGAAAAGCTGACCGTCGGCGCACTGTGGCGCCGGATTCGGCCCGCCTTCTGGCGACTGTTCGGCTACACGCTGCTGGCTTCGGGCGCGGTGCTGGTCGCCGTGGCGATCCTCGCCGCTGCCGCCTTCGCGCTCGGCCTGCTGGCCCTGGCCGCGGGGATCATCGCCGCGGTCGTGCTCCTGCTCGCCGCCATCCCGCTCGCCTTCTGGCTGACGACACGGCTCTTCCTCGTCACGCCGATCCTTGTCCTGGAGGGGTCGGGCGTCTTCGCGGCCATCGCCCGGTCCTGGCGCCTCACGCGCGGGAGATTCTGGCGAACCCTCGCAACGTGGTTCGTCATCCAGACCGGCTTCGGAATCATCACCCAGATCGTCGTGGTGCCGCTCAACTTCTTCAGCGGCATGTTCGTGGGCGTGCTCTCCCCCACGGGCGATCCGAACGTCGCCGCCGTCATCGGCACCTTCGGAGTCGGCCTCGTGGTGCAGATGGTGTCGCTGCTGGTCCAATCGATCACCCTCGTCGTGAACGCCACGGCCGCCTGTCTCGTGTACGTCGACGCCCGGATGCGGACCGAGGGCCTCGATCTCGACCTGCAGTCGTACGTCGATCAGCGTCAGATGGGAGCGGGCGTCGCCGACCCCTATCGGTGGCACATCGGCCGGACGGTGGCACCGCAGCCCGCCGGCTGGCCGCCGCAGACCGCCCCGTGGCCGGGCGCGTACCCGGCCCCGCAGGCATACGCATACGGCGCGCCGCCCGCGTACACGCCGCCCGCGTACACGCCGCCCGGCCCCGACGCACCGGCGCCGGCACCGTCTGCCGCGGATCGGCCTGCGGGCGACCAGCCGCCGGCCGGCACGCCCGCGTCGACCGACTGGGCTCCGCCGCAGGCCGGTCCGGAACAGCGGTGA
- a CDS encoding DUF4129 domain-containing protein, translating into MILAAAAPLIPDGDEARRLAERELADPSYRAAEPTPFDRIARAIGDGIAQLFTGGVDAAWAPVVAVAALLLVVLLVVLAVLIWGRPRSRGLVHASRGELFGDAVTAGAGELRRTAAALADQGDWEAATVAAVRALARRLEEQQRVTVAPGATVTSFARSAGTVFPDEASSLIQAAHDFDDVRYLRRPGSREAYERVRALDDRLSRAAVTQR; encoded by the coding sequence GTGATCCTCGCCGCGGCCGCGCCGTTGATCCCCGACGGCGACGAGGCCAGACGTCTCGCCGAGCGGGAGCTCGCGGATCCGAGCTACCGTGCGGCCGAGCCGACCCCCTTCGACCGCATCGCACGAGCCATCGGCGACGGCATCGCCCAGCTGTTCACCGGCGGCGTGGATGCGGCGTGGGCGCCTGTGGTCGCCGTCGCCGCGCTGCTGCTGGTCGTGCTCCTGGTCGTGCTCGCCGTGCTCATCTGGGGCCGGCCGCGCTCCCGAGGGCTCGTGCATGCCTCCCGGGGCGAGCTCTTCGGCGACGCCGTGACCGCCGGGGCCGGCGAGCTGCGGCGCACCGCAGCGGCGCTCGCCGACCAGGGCGACTGGGAAGCGGCGACCGTCGCCGCCGTGCGCGCCCTGGCGCGCAGGCTCGAAGAGCAGCAGCGCGTCACCGTGGCCCCGGGGGCCACAGTGACCTCCTTCGCACGCTCGGCGGGCACCGTCTTCCCCGACGAAGCCTCCTCGCTCATCCAGGCGGCGCACGACTTCGATGATGTGCGCTACCTGCGCCGGCCGGGAAGCCGCGAGGCCTACGAGCGCGTCCGCGCCCTGGACGATCGGCTGTCCCGCGCCGCGGTGACGCAGCGATGA
- a CDS encoding DUF4350 domain-containing protein, which produces MSVRPRLARARTWAVIGAVIVVVGIIGAVISANMRFSAYDRFDPEDPGPDGMRALSRILSEQGIDVIVTRDVASAEAALREGENTLVLPDSPLLSDAQLTSLAHAADSVVVSDPRARSIRLLFDGRIQGYGPAVAVAPNCDLPVARRAGDVSVGATFTAPDAVGCYPADDGFGLLWQQREGATRAAVDGSVVFTNEHLASDGNAALALGLLGAHDRLVWLVPALTAGSGTTGATLGELTPPWVTPAIVLLGATALAAAIWRGRRFGPLVHERLPVTVRAGETTRGLGRLYARAGAREHAAALLRERARVAAAAALSVPRSADTTAIADAVAAATGIPPARSRALLGDEPVPDDRALARLAADLRALEARLTPSRPRKESQ; this is translated from the coding sequence ATGAGCGTGCGTCCCCGCCTCGCCCGTGCGCGCACCTGGGCCGTGATCGGCGCCGTCATCGTGGTCGTCGGCATCATCGGCGCGGTGATCTCCGCAAACATGCGCTTCAGCGCATACGACAGATTCGATCCCGAAGATCCGGGTCCCGACGGGATGCGCGCGCTCTCGCGCATCCTGTCCGAGCAGGGCATCGACGTGATCGTGACACGAGATGTCGCGTCCGCGGAGGCAGCGCTTCGCGAGGGAGAGAACACCCTCGTCCTGCCCGACTCGCCCCTGCTCTCGGATGCGCAGCTGACCTCGTTGGCGCACGCTGCGGACTCGGTGGTCGTGTCCGATCCTCGCGCGCGCTCGATCCGCCTCCTCTTCGACGGCCGGATCCAGGGATACGGCCCCGCTGTCGCCGTCGCACCCAATTGCGACCTGCCGGTGGCGCGGCGCGCGGGAGACGTCAGCGTCGGCGCGACCTTCACGGCCCCGGATGCGGTCGGCTGCTATCCGGCCGACGACGGGTTCGGGCTGCTGTGGCAGCAGCGCGAGGGCGCCACGCGCGCCGCCGTGGACGGATCGGTCGTCTTCACGAACGAGCACCTGGCCTCCGACGGGAACGCGGCTCTGGCGCTGGGCCTGCTGGGGGCACACGATCGCCTGGTGTGGCTCGTGCCCGCCCTCACGGCCGGATCCGGCACGACCGGCGCCACGCTGGGAGAGCTCACCCCGCCGTGGGTGACGCCGGCGATCGTGCTGCTCGGTGCGACGGCTCTGGCGGCCGCGATCTGGCGCGGCCGCAGGTTCGGCCCGCTCGTGCACGAGCGGCTCCCGGTCACGGTGCGCGCCGGCGAGACCACGCGCGGTCTCGGCAGGCTCTACGCCCGTGCCGGCGCGCGCGAGCACGCCGCCGCCCTCCTGCGCGAGCGCGCCCGTGTGGCCGCCGCCGCCGCGCTCTCCGTGCCCCGCAGCGCCGATACCACGGCGATCGCGGATGCCGTCGCCGCCGCCACCGGCATCCCCCCGGCCCGCAGCAGGGCGCTGCTCGGCGACGAGCCCGTTCCCGACGACCGCGCGCTCGCCCGACTCGCCGCAGATCTCCGCGCCCTGGAGGCGCGACTGACCCCGTCCCGCCCGCGAAAGGAATCGCAATGA
- a CDS encoding MoxR family ATPase has protein sequence MTDTSDDALRMTMHGVRTEIGKAVVGQDGVVTGLLVALLARGHVLLEGVPGVAKTLLVRAFSRALGLDTRRVQFTPDLMPGDVTGSLIYDARSGEFEFREGPVFTQVLLADEINRTPPKTQSALLEAMEERQVSADGVTRPLPVPFLVAATQNPVEHEGTYELPEAQLDRFLLKLRVDVPERDAEVKVLRRHADGFDPRALDAVTPATDAAGIASAQRAAASVEASDDLLGYIVDLARATRDAPSVQLGASPRAATALLATAKAWAWLGGYPAITPDHVQTMLTPTWRHRLRLNPEAEFEGVTVDGVLASVLAQTRVPI, from the coding sequence ATGACCGACACCTCCGACGACGCCCTGCGGATGACGATGCACGGCGTGCGCACCGAGATCGGCAAGGCCGTGGTCGGCCAGGACGGTGTCGTCACCGGGCTCCTGGTCGCGCTGCTGGCCCGCGGCCACGTCCTGCTGGAGGGAGTGCCCGGCGTCGCGAAGACGCTGCTCGTGCGCGCGTTCAGCCGCGCGCTCGGACTCGACACGCGCCGGGTGCAGTTCACCCCCGACCTGATGCCGGGCGATGTCACCGGCTCGCTCATCTACGACGCACGCTCGGGCGAGTTCGAGTTCCGCGAGGGGCCGGTCTTCACCCAGGTGCTGCTCGCCGACGAGATCAACCGCACGCCGCCCAAGACACAGTCGGCGCTGCTGGAGGCGATGGAGGAGCGGCAGGTGTCCGCCGACGGTGTGACCCGTCCGCTGCCGGTGCCGTTCCTCGTGGCCGCCACCCAGAACCCCGTGGAGCACGAGGGCACGTACGAGCTGCCCGAGGCGCAGCTCGACCGGTTCCTGCTGAAGCTCCGCGTCGACGTGCCCGAGCGGGATGCCGAGGTGAAGGTGCTGCGCCGTCACGCCGACGGGTTCGACCCGCGCGCTCTCGATGCCGTGACGCCGGCCACGGATGCCGCGGGGATCGCCTCGGCGCAGCGAGCAGCCGCATCCGTGGAGGCCTCGGACGACCTGCTCGGATACATCGTCGACCTCGCGCGGGCGACCCGCGACGCTCCCTCCGTGCAGCTGGGCGCGAGCCCCCGCGCCGCCACAGCGCTGCTGGCCACCGCGAAGGCGTGGGCCTGGCTGGGCGGCTACCCGGCCATCACGCCGGATCACGTCCAGACGATGCTCACCCCGACCTGGCGCCACCGGCTGCGCCTGAACCCCGAGGCGGAGTTCGAGGGCGTCACGGTGGACGGCGTGCTCGCCTCTGTCCTCGCTCAGACGAGGGTCCCGATCTGA
- a CDS encoding DUF58 domain-containing protein — protein sequence MFVTGRLPIVVAVGLVPLVLLSAAGVPAWAVFGAWLVLVSAAVAVDVALAPRPADLRVARTLPARARRGELALSELRLTNLGSRQVRGWVRDAWQPTAGAPAARARIAVPAGQTLTLRTSLVPRRRGELASDFVVVRALGPLGLAGRQQRIDARGVLRVLPPFSSRRHLPSRLARLRELDGETSVQVRGRGTEFDSLREYVRGDDVRSIDWRATARSGTTMLRTWRPERDRHIVVVVDTGRTAATRVDDGVRLDAAMEATLLLGALAARAGDHVHLVMMDRLVRARVSGVDGAGLVPALVDAMAPVEAQLIDTDWSDVASLVRRLTVRPALVVLLTAQDDPAAARGFLAALPALTARSRVLVASASAVGDADDETATTDADAAYTWAATEHARQGGERVGAAIGRAGAVAVTADAASLPPRVADHYLALKLRGLL from the coding sequence GTGTTCGTCACCGGCCGTCTCCCGATCGTCGTCGCCGTCGGTCTCGTCCCCTTGGTACTGCTGTCCGCCGCGGGGGTGCCGGCGTGGGCGGTGTTCGGCGCGTGGCTCGTCCTCGTCAGCGCGGCGGTCGCCGTCGACGTGGCGCTCGCGCCCCGCCCCGCCGACCTGCGCGTCGCGCGGACCCTGCCCGCGCGCGCCCGGCGCGGCGAGCTCGCGCTGAGCGAGCTGCGCCTGACGAACCTCGGCAGCCGTCAGGTGCGGGGATGGGTCAGGGATGCGTGGCAGCCGACCGCAGGGGCGCCCGCGGCCCGCGCGCGGATCGCCGTCCCCGCGGGACAGACCCTCACGCTGCGCACCTCGCTCGTGCCACGCCGACGGGGCGAGCTCGCGAGCGACTTCGTCGTCGTCCGCGCGCTCGGTCCCCTCGGACTGGCCGGACGCCAGCAGCGCATCGACGCGCGCGGGGTGCTGCGGGTTCTGCCGCCGTTCTCTTCGCGCCGTCATCTGCCGTCCCGCCTGGCACGCCTGCGGGAGCTGGACGGCGAGACGAGCGTGCAGGTACGCGGTCGCGGCACGGAGTTCGACAGCCTGCGCGAGTACGTCCGCGGCGACGATGTCCGCTCGATCGACTGGCGCGCCACGGCGCGCTCCGGCACCACGATGCTGCGCACGTGGCGGCCGGAGCGCGACCGGCACATCGTCGTGGTCGTCGACACCGGACGCACCGCCGCGACCCGCGTCGACGACGGCGTGAGACTGGACGCCGCCATGGAGGCCACGTTGCTGCTCGGCGCGCTGGCCGCCCGCGCCGGCGACCACGTGCACCTAGTGATGATGGATCGTCTCGTACGGGCGCGAGTGAGCGGCGTCGACGGCGCCGGACTCGTCCCCGCGCTCGTGGACGCCATGGCTCCCGTGGAAGCCCAGCTGATCGACACCGACTGGAGCGACGTCGCCTCCCTGGTGCGCAGGCTGACGGTCCGCCCCGCGCTCGTGGTGCTGCTCACCGCACAGGACGACCCCGCCGCCGCGCGCGGCTTCCTCGCCGCGCTGCCCGCGCTGACGGCCCGGTCCCGGGTGCTCGTGGCCTCCGCATCCGCCGTCGGTGACGCCGACGACGAGACCGCGACGACCGATGCGGACGCCGCCTACACCTGGGCGGCGACGGAGCACGCGCGCCAGGGCGGCGAGCGCGTCGGGGCGGCGATCGGACGCGCGGGCGCTGTCGCCGTGACAGCGGATGCGGCATCCCTCCCGCCGCGCGTGGCCGATCACTATCTCGCGCTCAAGCTCCGCGGCCTGCTCTGA